In the genome of Myxococcus stipitatus, one region contains:
- the hisH gene encoding imidazole glycerol phosphate synthase subunit HisH, producing the protein MRVSLFDYGAGNLHSLSKALTTVPGVDVRVEEDPVRAVDTDILVLPGVGAFGAAAARLAPGREVMRAALERGLPCLGICLGMQLLFESSDEGPGQGLGCFAGRVTRLDARRVPQMGWNPVDADTTVAGVRLEIAYYANSFVCRAEDASVVTAWTTHEGDRFPAAVRRGSVVGVQFHPEKSSSAGVAFIQGFLREVAS; encoded by the coding sequence ATGAGAGTCTCTCTGTTCGACTATGGCGCAGGCAACCTGCACTCACTGAGCAAGGCGCTGACCACGGTGCCAGGCGTTGACGTGCGAGTGGAGGAGGACCCCGTGCGCGCGGTGGACACGGACATCCTCGTGTTGCCCGGCGTCGGAGCTTTTGGCGCTGCAGCGGCGCGGCTGGCCCCCGGGCGCGAGGTGATGCGCGCGGCCCTGGAGCGAGGACTGCCGTGTCTGGGCATCTGCCTGGGGATGCAGCTCTTGTTCGAGTCGAGTGACGAAGGACCCGGCCAGGGCCTGGGCTGCTTCGCGGGCCGGGTGACTCGGCTGGATGCGCGACGTGTGCCGCAGATGGGATGGAACCCGGTGGACGCGGACACGACGGTGGCCGGTGTACGGCTGGAGATTGCCTACTACGCGAACAGCTTCGTCTGCCGCGCAGAGGACGCATCCGTCGTGACGGCCTGGACCACCCACGAAGGAGACCGGTTCCCCGCGGCGGTGAGGCGCGGCTCGGTGGTCGGCGTGCAGTTCCACCCCGAGAAGTCCTCGTCCGCGGGCGTGGCGTTCATCCAGGGCTTCCTGCGCGAGGTGGCGTCATGA